From the Desulfomicrobium escambiense DSM 10707 genome, one window contains:
- a CDS encoding CgeB family protein: protein MNESRRILLVLPMYGGSLPVGRYCENALRELGHMVETFEAPGFYGAFSALKTLRVGTDRLDYLENSFLQVVSQAVLAKVEAFAPDLVLAMAQAPLSRQALRRLRRDKVATAMWFVEDHEVFPYWQAFAPLYDLFAVIQKGDFPRKLAEAGQPNSIYLPMAADPSVHHPLELSPVERRRYGSELSFVGAGYPNRRLAFRQLAGFDLRIWGNDWDGETVLAPFLQRQGERIETDEVVKIFNASAINLNLHSSVRPGVLVGDGDFVNPRTFELAACGAFQLVDRRGLLSELFDEGELALFSDMEELLRAIEHFRAHPGERAAVAQRGRARVLAEHTYSHRMRTLLQHAEALMPERAARPSQWREEIPEGLRDQFDALLSRLGLSPTVAFDDLVWAVRSRQGELDRLETAILFLDEWKKQYSGERPGKEG, encoded by the coding sequence ATGAATGAGAGCCGGCGAATCCTGCTGGTGCTGCCCATGTACGGAGGCTCCCTGCCCGTCGGCAGGTACTGCGAAAACGCCCTGCGCGAGCTCGGGCACATGGTCGAGACCTTCGAGGCCCCCGGTTTTTACGGCGCCTTCTCGGCCCTGAAGACCCTTCGCGTGGGCACAGACCGCCTGGACTACCTGGAGAACAGCTTCCTGCAGGTCGTGTCCCAGGCCGTGCTGGCCAAGGTCGAGGCCTTCGCCCCGGACCTGGTTCTGGCCATGGCCCAGGCCCCGCTTTCGAGGCAGGCCCTCAGGCGCCTGCGGCGGGACAAGGTGGCCACGGCCATGTGGTTCGTCGAGGACCACGAGGTGTTCCCCTACTGGCAGGCCTTCGCGCCCCTGTACGACCTTTTCGCCGTCATCCAGAAGGGGGACTTCCCGCGCAAGCTGGCCGAGGCCGGGCAGCCCAACTCCATTTACCTGCCCATGGCGGCGGACCCGTCCGTGCACCACCCGTTGGAACTTTCGCCGGTTGAGCGTCGGCGCTACGGCAGCGAGCTGTCCTTCGTGGGCGCGGGCTACCCCAACCGCCGCCTGGCGTTCAGGCAGCTGGCCGGATTCGATCTGCGGATCTGGGGCAACGACTGGGACGGGGAGACGGTGTTGGCGCCGTTCCTGCAGCGTCAGGGCGAGCGCATCGAGACCGACGAGGTGGTCAAGATCTTCAACGCCTCGGCCATCAACCTGAACCTGCATTCCTCGGTGCGGCCCGGAGTGCTGGTCGGCGACGGGGACTTCGTCAACCCGCGCACCTTCGAACTGGCCGCCTGCGGGGCCTTCCAGCTCGTCGACCGGCGCGGCCTGTTGTCGGAGCTTTTCGACGAGGGCGAACTGGCCCTCTTTTCGGACATGGAGGAGCTGCTGCGGGCCATCGAACATTTCCGCGCCCATCCCGGGGAACGGGCCGCAGTGGCGCAGCGAGGCAGGGCGCGGGTCCTGGCCGAACACACCTACTCCCACCGCATGCGCACCCTGCTGCAGCACGCCGAAGCCCTCATGCCGGAACGGGCGGCCCGGCCTTCGCAGTGGCGGGAGGAGATACCTGAGGGCCTGAGGGACCAGTTCGACGCCCTCCTGTCACGGTTGGGACTGTCCCCAACGGTTGCTTTCGACGATCTGGTCTGGGCCGTGCGCAGCCGCCAGGGCGAACTGGACCGTCTGGAGACGGCCATCCTCTTTCTGGACGAGTGGAAGAAACAGTATTCCGGCGAGCGCCCCGGCAAGGAAGGCTAA
- a CDS encoding phosphatidylserine decarboxylase family protein: protein MHKPSIGLSLEGMPFIFLTTVATLTFAILDCWFMATLLLVVLFLVLNFFRDPERVVPQEPGVAVSPADGKVIKVETMRDPLTGEDRTAVCVFMNVFNVHVNRMPVAGRIARISYFGGKFINASFDKASEDNERNSVLVEDADGKTWTVVQIAGLIARRIICWAEEGDSLARGQRFGLIKFGSRVDLYLPSDYESVVRIGEKVFAGQSILARKKR from the coding sequence ATGCATAAGCCATCCATCGGCCTCTCCCTGGAGGGGATGCCCTTCATCTTCCTGACCACGGTCGCCACCCTGACCTTCGCCATCCTGGACTGCTGGTTCATGGCCACGCTGCTCCTGGTGGTTCTCTTCCTGGTCCTCAACTTCTTCCGCGACCCCGAGCGCGTCGTGCCCCAGGAGCCCGGAGTGGCCGTGTCCCCGGCCGACGGCAAGGTCATCAAGGTCGAGACCATGCGCGACCCCTTGACGGGCGAGGACCGCACGGCCGTGTGCGTGTTCATGAACGTCTTCAACGTCCACGTGAACCGCATGCCCGTGGCCGGCCGCATCGCGCGCATTTCCTACTTCGGCGGCAAATTCATCAACGCCTCCTTCGACAAGGCTTCCGAGGACAACGAGCGCAACTCCGTGCTGGTGGAGGATGCCGATGGGAAGACCTGGACGGTGGTCCAGATCGCCGGGCTCATCGCGCGCCGCATCATCTGCTGGGCCGAGGAGGGCGACAGCCTGGCCCGTGGTCAGCGATTCGGACTGATCAAGTTCGGTTCCAGAGTTGACCTTTACCTGCCGAGTGACTATGAGTCGGTCGTCCGCATCGGAGAAAAGGTCTTCGCCGGCCAGAGCATTCTGGCCCGGAAAAAGCGGTAG
- the pssA gene encoding CDP-diacylglycerol--serine O-phosphatidyltransferase, whose translation MDHPKPKHKGYYLLPNMMTMASLLTGFMGILWSIDGRFEMAAVAIIVSCVFDGLDGKLARLTNSASDFGVQLDSLVDLVAFGVGPAVMIHQWCTHEFGRLGIMASFLVMACGALRLARFNIQTGKISKKFFIGLPIPAAACTLATFVLFSSYIPETMVDWIPRITLVLAFLVSILMVSNVRYASFKDAEVIRAHRFSATVTALLVFVLVASEPKLLSFVFFICYIISGLIYSYFILPLRGKSFLRESSHKIS comes from the coding sequence ATGGACCACCCAAAGCCCAAGCACAAGGGGTACTACCTGCTCCCCAACATGATGACCATGGCCAGCCTGCTGACCGGGTTCATGGGCATTTTGTGGTCCATAGACGGCCGTTTCGAGATGGCGGCCGTAGCCATCATCGTCAGCTGCGTCTTCGACGGGCTCGACGGCAAGCTGGCCCGCCTGACCAACTCCGCCTCAGACTTCGGCGTGCAGCTGGACTCCCTGGTCGACCTCGTCGCCTTCGGCGTCGGGCCGGCGGTGATGATCCACCAATGGTGCACCCACGAGTTCGGGCGCCTGGGCATCATGGCCTCCTTTCTGGTCATGGCCTGCGGGGCTCTGCGCCTGGCGCGCTTCAACATCCAGACGGGCAAGATCAGCAAGAAGTTCTTCATCGGCCTGCCCATTCCTGCCGCGGCCTGCACCTTGGCCACCTTCGTCCTGTTCTCTTCGTACATCCCCGAGACCATGGTCGACTGGATTCCCCGGATCACCCTGGTTCTGGCCTTTCTCGTGTCCATCCTGATGGTCAGCAACGTCCGCTACGCGTCCTTCAAGGACGCCGAGGTCATCCGCGCTCATCGCTTCAGCGCCACGGTCACGGCCCTGCTGGTCTTCGTTTTGGTCGCCTCCGAGCCGAAGCTCCTGAGCTTCGTCTTCTTCATCTGCTACATCATTTCCGGCCTCATCTACTCCTACTTCATTCTGCCCCTACGCGGTAAATCCTTCCTACGAGAGTCTTCTCACAAGATCTCGTAA